The proteins below come from a single Deltaproteobacteria bacterium genomic window:
- a CDS encoding S9 family peptidase, with translation MSSHALQPRIAPYGSWRAPITADVIVASTIALGQIAIDANDIYWTELRPTEGGRSVIVRRTPDGIIADVTPPPFNARTRVHEYGGGAFTVADGVTFFANFTDQRLYRQDRDRTPRPITPDGAFRYADAVLDRQRSRLICVREDHSLAGHEAINMLVGIDSAGRTPPALLTAGNDFYAAPRLSPDRTRLAWLTWNHPNMPWDGTELWLAKIAGDGALQHAQRIAGGADESIFQPQWSPDGTLYFVSDRSGWWNLYRWNGRDSEALCDMAAEFGRPQWAFGQSTYAFESATHIICSYAREGRWHLARLDTRSRELTPIALPYTEISSIRVAEGAGHHAVFCAGSPTEPMSIVRLDLVDGGREIIRCASTVDVDAAYFASPQPITFATTNGETAHAFFYPPRNRDYTAPDGEQPPLLVISHGGPTGAASTALNLSVQYWTSRGLAVLDVNYRGSTGYGRAYRRRLNGQWGVVDVDDCVNGACDLIEHGLVDPDRLAIRGSSAGGYTTLCALTFRNLFKAGASYYGIGDLEALAHDTHKFESRYEERLIGPYPGRRDLYHARSPIHFTDRLSCPVIFFQGLDDKVVPPNQAEAMVAALRAKHLPVAYVPFAGEGHGFRRAEHIKRALEAELYFYSRVFQFVLADAIEPVAIENL, from the coding sequence GTGTCCTCGCACGCACTCCAGCCTCGCATCGCCCCCTACGGTTCATGGCGAGCGCCGATCACCGCCGACGTGATCGTCGCGAGCACGATCGCTCTCGGCCAGATTGCGATCGATGCCAACGATATCTACTGGACCGAGCTACGACCAACCGAGGGCGGTCGCTCGGTGATCGTCCGCCGGACGCCCGACGGCATCATCGCCGACGTGACGCCGCCCCCGTTCAATGCGCGCACCCGCGTGCACGAGTACGGCGGCGGCGCGTTTACGGTCGCCGACGGGGTGACATTTTTCGCAAACTTCACTGACCAACGCCTGTACCGCCAAGATCGCGACCGCACCCCGCGACCGATCACACCGGACGGTGCGTTCCGCTACGCCGATGCCGTACTTGATCGCCAGCGCTCGCGTCTCATTTGCGTGCGCGAGGATCACTCGCTCGCCGGCCATGAGGCGATCAACATGCTCGTCGGTATCGACAGCGCCGGGCGAACGCCGCCGGCGCTGCTGACGGCCGGCAATGATTTCTACGCGGCCCCACGTCTGAGCCCCGACCGCACCCGACTGGCGTGGCTGACGTGGAACCATCCCAACATGCCGTGGGATGGCACAGAACTGTGGCTGGCCAAGATTGCCGGCGACGGCGCGCTGCAGCACGCGCAGCGCATCGCCGGCGGCGCGGATGAATCGATCTTCCAACCGCAGTGGTCACCCGACGGCACGCTCTATTTCGTTTCTGACCGTAGCGGATGGTGGAACCTCTACCGCTGGAATGGCCGCGACAGCGAGGCACTCTGCGACATGGCTGCGGAGTTCGGCCGGCCGCAATGGGCCTTCGGGCAGTCGACCTACGCTTTCGAATCGGCCACGCACATCATCTGCAGCTACGCGCGCGAAGGTCGCTGGCACCTGGCGCGACTGGACACTCGTTCGCGCGAGCTTACGCCGATTGCGTTGCCGTACACGGAGATCAGCTCGATCCGTGTTGCGGAAGGCGCCGGGCACCATGCGGTGTTCTGCGCTGGGTCGCCGACGGAACCGATGTCGATCGTGCGGCTCGATCTCGTCGACGGCGGGCGAGAGATCATCCGCTGCGCCAGCACCGTCGATGTCGATGCAGCCTACTTCGCGTCGCCGCAGCCGATCACGTTTGCAACCACCAACGGCGAGACAGCGCACGCCTTCTTCTATCCGCCCCGCAATCGCGACTACACGGCGCCCGACGGCGAGCAGCCGCCGCTGCTGGTCATCAGCCACGGCGGTCCGACCGGAGCGGCATCGACCGCGCTGAATCTCTCCGTTCAATACTGGACCAGTCGCGGCCTGGCCGTGCTCGACGTCAACTACCGCGGCAGCACCGGCTACGGACGCGCCTATCGCCGGCGACTCAATGGCCAATGGGGAGTGGTCGATGTCGATGATTGCGTCAACGGCGCGTGCGACCTGATCGAGCACGGCCTCGTCGATCCCGACCGCCTTGCCATTCGCGGCAGCAGTGCCGGCGGCTACACCACGTTGTGCGCGCTGACGTTCCGCAATCTGTTCAAGGCGGGCGCGAGCTACTACGGCATCGGTGATCTCGAAGCGTTGGCGCACGACACGCACAAATTCGAGTCGCGCTACGAAGAGCGGTTGATTGGTCCCTACCCTGGCCGCCGCGATCTCTATCATGCGCGCTCGCCGATTCACTTCACCGATCGTCTCTCCTGTCCCGTGATTTTCTTCCAAGGGCTCGACGACAAGGTCGTCCCGCCCAATCAAGCCGAAGCGATGGTGGCTGCCCTGCGCGCCAAACATCTGCCCGTCGCCTACGTGCCCTTTGCGGGCGAAGGCCACGGCTTTCGCCGCGCCGAACACATCAAGCGCGCGCTCGAGGCCGAGCTGTACTTTTACTCCCGTGTATTTCAGTTCGTCCTCGCCGATGCGATCGAACCGGTCGCGATCGAGAATCTGTAG
- a CDS encoding transglycosylase SLT domain-containing protein produces the protein MGGVESVDKKKRPMRRRRRRRRRSGWQSLLRNVLEAVALLAAGLIGVITAVGRAADRFTGSGVWTHLLPFAGAVLLLAVGTAVVLGVWLVVRAWLARWFTPAPLILAFAIAGGAGWFATLPVFDLELVHLRTLIGGSADAERRAIAHQVFAAYRRGDRVEVQRMLERARGYEGIIHAAAEAFGLDPEVLIGLAATESSFEPRDSADGGRGLLQITAVPEDATRDVQHRLGVAQVDLRDARQNAWLAAATMRRYLDDMQGDLFLGLLAYNIGPHNGGLRAIMEQYGARDFVTIQPYLQHLPRDYPVRVLANALAARVWRREGRLPAYEEGNNAARIQRLGIPGLESIAVTDH, from the coding sequence ATGGGTGGGGTGGAGTCCGTAGACAAGAAGAAACGACCGATGCGTCGGCGCCGCCGTCGCCGGCGACGCAGCGGCTGGCAGTCGTTGCTTCGCAACGTGCTCGAAGCGGTCGCGTTGCTCGCGGCCGGTCTGATCGGCGTGATCACTGCCGTTGGGCGCGCGGCTGATCGATTCACGGGCAGTGGCGTATGGACTCACTTGCTGCCGTTTGCGGGGGCCGTGTTGCTGCTCGCGGTCGGGACGGCCGTGGTGCTGGGTGTATGGCTGGTCGTGCGTGCTTGGCTGGCGCGGTGGTTCACGCCCGCGCCGCTGATTCTTGCATTCGCGATTGCAGGAGGTGCGGGATGGTTCGCAACGCTGCCGGTGTTCGATCTGGAACTCGTTCATCTGCGCACGCTGATCGGCGGCAGCGCGGACGCGGAGCGTCGGGCGATCGCCCATCAGGTGTTCGCCGCCTATCGCCGCGGCGATCGGGTCGAGGTGCAGCGCATGCTGGAGCGAGCGCGTGGCTATGAGGGCATCATCCACGCTGCCGCGGAGGCCTTTGGACTCGATCCGGAGGTGTTGATCGGTCTCGCAGCAACCGAGTCGTCATTCGAACCGCGCGACAGCGCGGATGGCGGCCGCGGTCTGCTTCAGATCACGGCGGTGCCGGAGGACGCGACCCGGGACGTGCAGCATCGTCTCGGCGTGGCGCAGGTCGACCTGCGCGATGCGCGACAGAACGCGTGGCTGGCCGCCGCCACGATGCGGCGCTACCTCGACGATATGCAGGGCGATCTCTTTCTCGGCCTGTTGGCGTACAACATTGGCCCGCACAACGGCGGCTTGCGCGCGATCATGGAGCAATACGGCGCACGCGACTTCGTTACGATTCAGCCGTACCTGCAACACTTGCCGCGCGACTACCCGGTGCGCGTGCTGGCCAACGCGTTGGCGGCGCGCGTGTGGCGTCGCGAGGGACGCTTGCCGGCGTATGAAGAAGGCAACAACGCCGCGCGAATTCAACGGCTTGGCATCCCGGGATTGGAATCGATCGCAGTTACTGATCACTGA
- a CDS encoding class I SAM-dependent methyltransferase, protein METHEQAAQRIFGERAALYTTSVSHTDPQVLSRVVELSTPQPEWTALDIATGTGHTAFALAPHVRSVIGTDLTPEMLAEAAMLRAQRSITNVSFRPADVHHLPFDDGSFDLVTCRRAAHHFSDIARALREMRRVLRRGGRLVIDDRSVPEDNFVDACMNQLDRHHDESHVREYRVTEWQQMLAAADFTVDVVEPYRKHRPLSAFTAGVSAANGRRIDALLAQLTAPQRAALNLAEVNGEPHLDHHYVLLAAQ, encoded by the coding sequence ATGGAGACCCACGAACAAGCCGCCCAGCGAATCTTCGGCGAACGCGCCGCGCTCTATACCACCAGCGTGTCCCACACCGATCCGCAAGTCCTCTCTCGCGTCGTCGAGCTGAGCACCCCACAGCCTGAATGGACGGCGTTGGACATCGCGACGGGCACCGGTCACACCGCTTTCGCGCTGGCACCGCATGTACGCTCGGTCATCGGCACCGACCTGACGCCGGAGATGCTCGCCGAAGCCGCCATGCTGCGTGCGCAGCGCTCCATCACCAACGTCAGCTTCCGTCCGGCCGATGTTCACCACCTCCCATTCGACGACGGCTCTTTCGATCTGGTCACGTGCCGCCGCGCGGCGCACCATTTTTCCGACATCGCGCGGGCGCTGCGCGAGATGCGCCGCGTGCTCCGCCGCGGCGGCCGACTGGTCATCGACGACCGCAGCGTGCCCGAGGACAATTTCGTCGATGCGTGCATGAACCAACTCGATCGCCACCACGACGAGTCGCACGTCCGCGAATATCGCGTCACCGAATGGCAGCAGATGCTCGCCGCGGCCGACTTCACCGTCGACGTCGTTGAACCGTACCGCAAGCATCGTCCGCTGAGCGCATTCACCGCCGGGGTTTCGGCTGCGAACGGCCGTCGGATCGATGCACTACTGGCTCAACTGACTGCGCCGCAACGCGCCGCGCTCAATCTGGCCGAGGTCAACGGCGAACCCCATCTCGATCACCACTACGTCTTGCTCGCCGCGCAGTAG